From a single Labrenzia sp. PHM005 genomic region:
- a CDS encoding GspE/PulE family protein has translation MRTALLELRYLDENSVQRAWLAHERTGTSLPTTLTELGLLTQDKLLEFWSEWLQLEKLEEPSDFEEDLIPLLTPNFLRNTRIVPIGYLGKTLRVATADPLDYKPLQTVSYILESDVVPVCASPRQIDALLSAAFENLIDEESAPSHLVAASHHFSDVAQLTALANEGPVVQQVNAIFNQAYEERVSDIHLEPQGDGLTVRFRVDGQLKDTQYFGPPMRTAVISRLKILGGMDITEQRLPQDGRSSVVTGGKKIDLRLSTLPTVDGESVVIRLLVQDTSALTWDALGFAPHIQAQLDEIIRRPVGLFLVTGPTGSGKTTTLYTALGKLDRKHNKIISVEDPVEYRIRGIMQVQVHQELGLDFASVLRTAMRHNPNTIMVGEIRDAETAQMAMRASMTGHQVFSTLHTDGAVSSINRLSDMGVPRYLLGAHINAIMSQRLVRVLCPHCKQKANDLFEPSTEHSWDESRTGINHFVAKGCSACNSTGYNGRTLVSELLVLSRNIRQLISNGSSWHEIREAVRAEGFRTQFEHGLALVKDGITSVEELLGNVEAS, from the coding sequence ATGCGAACAGCATTGCTTGAATTGCGGTACTTGGATGAAAACTCCGTTCAGAGAGCCTGGCTTGCTCATGAAAGAACCGGCACATCTTTGCCGACAACATTGACGGAATTGGGTCTTTTAACTCAGGATAAGTTGCTCGAGTTCTGGTCCGAGTGGTTGCAGTTGGAGAAACTGGAAGAGCCGTCTGACTTCGAAGAAGACCTCATCCCGCTCTTAACACCAAATTTCCTGCGAAATACCCGGATTGTTCCAATTGGGTATTTAGGTAAAACCCTGCGCGTCGCGACAGCAGACCCTCTTGATTACAAGCCACTGCAAACTGTTAGCTACATCCTTGAAAGCGACGTTGTTCCTGTCTGCGCGTCTCCACGCCAAATAGATGCTTTGCTTTCCGCCGCCTTCGAAAACCTGATTGATGAGGAATCCGCGCCGTCGCATCTGGTGGCGGCTTCCCATCATTTTTCTGATGTTGCCCAACTCACTGCCCTGGCCAATGAAGGCCCTGTTGTCCAGCAAGTGAACGCCATTTTTAACCAGGCCTATGAAGAACGGGTTTCAGATATCCACCTGGAACCGCAAGGCGACGGTTTGACAGTCCGTTTCCGGGTCGATGGGCAACTGAAAGACACCCAATACTTTGGTCCGCCGATGCGCACGGCCGTCATTTCCCGCCTGAAAATTTTGGGCGGAATGGACATCACAGAACAGAGGCTTCCGCAAGACGGCCGGTCTTCCGTTGTGACCGGCGGCAAGAAGATCGATCTGAGGCTCTCAACCCTGCCGACGGTTGATGGAGAAAGCGTGGTGATCCGCCTTTTGGTGCAAGATACGAGTGCGCTGACTTGGGATGCGCTCGGCTTTGCCCCGCATATTCAGGCGCAATTGGATGAGATCATCCGCCGTCCGGTGGGCTTGTTTCTTGTTACCGGGCCCACCGGCAGCGGAAAGACGACAACCCTTTACACCGCTCTCGGAAAACTCGACAGGAAGCACAACAAGATCATTTCCGTTGAAGATCCCGTTGAATACCGTATCCGCGGCATCATGCAGGTCCAAGTTCATCAGGAATTAGGCCTCGATTTTGCCAGCGTTTTACGGACCGCGATGCGGCATAACCCAAATACAATCATGGTCGGCGAAATCCGGGATGCTGAAACTGCTCAAATGGCAATGCGCGCATCCATGACTGGTCACCAGGTGTTTTCAACGCTTCACACCGATGGTGCGGTGTCTTCTATAAACCGCCTATCTGATATGGGTGTGCCACGTTACCTGCTTGGGGCTCATATCAACGCAATCATGTCCCAACGGCTGGTTCGTGTGCTTTGCCCTCATTGTAAACAAAAGGCAAATGACCTTTTCGAACCATCTACGGAACACTCGTGGGATGAAAGTCGAACTGGTATCAACCATTTTGTCGCCAAGGGCTGCAGCGCATGCAACTCCACTGGGTACAACGGCAGGACCCTCGTCAGCGAACTTCTGGTGCTTTCCAGAAATATCCGCCAGCTGATTTCCAACGGCAGCAGCTGGCATGAAATACGTGAAGCAGTCCGAGCCGAAGGTTTTAGAACACAATTCGAACATGGCCTGGCTCTGGTGAAAGATGGGATTACGTCCGTCGAAGAGCTGCTCGGCAACGTCGAAGCCTCCTGA
- a CDS encoding type II secretion system F family protein — protein sequence MSKDNAYAALQGMGLTPIDLTEDHAASAATNAPTAYRGKSANGQLVLRTMRMLAILITRKVAIPDALSVAAEAEPTRFGKKTLLDIGKKVAEGQSMSSAMSKTKDFASSYLISMITAGESTATLGAVLERLASQMEKDLELSRKINSALAYPAILTVASFCLLAFISLYMVPALMPLLEQNKAGIPPLIDFMHTAANSITENAIAVLAGLLLTLAAIVAIRQQPAAKQLFHEVIFRMPLLGKMLASSETIRLCSSLGLMLSNHVDLVRALSISKETARTAYFAKAIEAAAPALKEGQTLNEAFAEFDRFPSTFKALARAGSETRALPEALSQIADIQRAILEKQIETAVKILPPVLTLLIGGFTGLFVLVIVDTIMGLNDAIY from the coding sequence TTGAGTAAGGATAACGCTTACGCCGCGCTCCAGGGAATGGGGCTTACACCCATTGACTTGACTGAGGATCATGCTGCTTCTGCAGCAACCAATGCGCCCACCGCTTATCGCGGTAAGTCCGCGAACGGCCAACTTGTGCTTAGAACCATGCGAATGCTGGCGATCCTAATCACGCGGAAGGTTGCCATCCCCGACGCCTTGTCTGTCGCTGCCGAAGCGGAGCCAACCAGGTTCGGCAAAAAGACACTTCTGGACATCGGGAAAAAGGTGGCAGAAGGCCAGAGCATGTCTTCAGCCATGTCGAAGACAAAAGACTTCGCGTCCTCTTATCTCATCAGCATGATTACTGCGGGTGAAAGCACGGCAACGCTCGGCGCTGTCTTAGAGCGCCTAGCCAGCCAGATGGAAAAGGATCTGGAGCTCAGCCGGAAAATCAATAGCGCGCTTGCTTATCCAGCAATTCTGACAGTTGCAAGCTTCTGTCTGCTTGCGTTCATATCCCTCTATATGGTTCCCGCTTTGATGCCGCTGCTGGAGCAAAACAAGGCGGGCATCCCCCCACTTATCGACTTCATGCATACAGCTGCAAACTCAATCACAGAAAACGCCATAGCAGTCCTTGCAGGATTGCTTTTAACACTCGCCGCAATCGTTGCGATCCGCCAGCAACCGGCAGCAAAACAGCTTTTTCATGAAGTCATATTCCGGATGCCGCTTCTTGGAAAAATGCTCGCCAGTTCGGAAACAATCCGGCTTTGCTCCAGTCTCGGCTTGATGCTTTCCAACCATGTCGATCTCGTAAGAGCGTTGTCGATCTCCAAAGAAACGGCCCGCACCGCCTATTTTGCAAAAGCAATTGAGGCGGCTGCGCCTGCGCTCAAAGAAGGGCAAACGCTGAACGAGGCTTTCGCGGAATTCGACCGATTTCCAAGCACCTTCAAAGCGCTTGCCCGCGCCGGTAGTGAAACCCGGGCTTTGCCGGAGGCCCTCTCCCAAATTGCGGATATTCAAAGGGCAATTCTGGAAAAACAAATCGAGACAGCAGTGAAGATATTACCACCGGTACTGACGCTGCTGATCGGTGGCTTCACCGGTCTCTTCGTTCTGGTGATCGTCGACACCATCATGGGGCTGAACGATGCCATTTATTAG
- a CDS encoding prepilin-type N-terminal cleavage/methylation domain-containing protein, with protein sequence MPFIRGGKGGFTLLETLIAFAIFGMFFIAVHKSFRTALSGSTEAVWSDAAGQAIRSELARIQAGAAEKTVYRTAYSDTLQIDVTITSTPSIDRNLPIDTKSLRQVTLVAIDSQDNTRSEMSVLVRVDDRR encoded by the coding sequence ATGCCATTTATTAGAGGGGGGAAAGGTGGATTCACACTCCTTGAAACCCTGATCGCCTTTGCGATTTTCGGAATGTTTTTTATCGCGGTTCACAAGAGTTTCAGAACCGCCTTAAGCGGCAGTACGGAGGCAGTTTGGTCCGATGCTGCAGGTCAAGCTATCCGCTCAGAACTTGCCCGCATCCAAGCCGGTGCCGCTGAAAAAACTGTCTACCGCACGGCCTATTCCGACACGCTCCAGATCGATGTCACCATCACATCCACGCCCTCGATTGACCGCAATCTTCCGATCGATACCAAATCGCTTCGACAGGTAACACTTGTTGCCATCGACAGTCAGGACAACACCAGATCTGAAATGTCCGTATTGGTCAGAGTGGATGACCGGCGATGA
- a CDS encoding type II secretion system protein J, which yields MSTPISPKAGFTLTELLVSLAIFGLVSLAATSVLSLGKQIWSKAKTVPEHALFDAEIAALRKVVAGKVTSPTAKGGGFSGTQNGLAFQGLARLDDGSYEISSITVEFSHAETIIAANGQNSAKTTRLRHIRVGDVAFYGRKTGANSDDWAKGWVATDPAPKLIGINVETNKGAALVTFGLPR from the coding sequence ATGAGTACTCCGATCTCCCCAAAAGCCGGCTTCACCTTGACTGAGCTTCTTGTGTCGCTGGCCATCTTCGGCCTCGTCTCTTTAGCTGCCACATCAGTCCTCTCCCTTGGAAAACAAATCTGGAGCAAGGCTAAAACGGTCCCGGAGCACGCACTCTTTGACGCGGAAATCGCGGCGCTTCGAAAAGTGGTTGCTGGCAAAGTCACAAGCCCAACGGCAAAAGGCGGCGGCTTCAGCGGCACACAAAACGGCCTCGCCTTTCAAGGTCTGGCCCGGCTTGACGATGGATCATACGAAATCAGTTCCATCACTGTTGAATTCTCGCATGCAGAAACCATCATTGCTGCAAACGGTCAAAACAGCGCAAAAACCACCCGGCTCCGGCATATCAGAGTGGGCGATGTTGCTTTTTATGGACGAAAGACAGGTGCAAACAGCGACGATTGGGCAAAGGGCTGGGTCGCAACGGATCCTGCCCCGAAGCTGATCGGGATCAACGTTGAAACAAATAAGGGTGCGGCGCTGGTCACTTTCGGCCTGCCACGTTAG
- the gspG gene encoding type II secretion system major pseudopilin GspG, translating into MAGIGKPRRHKARRSKAGFSLIEMLVALAILALIAGIAGPKAISFLSRSKVKTAELQIQELETALELYYLDIGRYPSEADGLQALVTSPPTEKYWNGPYLETEASLKDPWDRWYLYRSPGQTGDFDIYSLGRDGTEGGTGEDRDIPAS; encoded by the coding sequence ATGGCAGGAATTGGTAAGCCGCGCAGGCATAAGGCGCGGCGTTCGAAGGCAGGTTTCAGTCTCATCGAGATGCTGGTCGCGCTGGCCATACTGGCGCTGATTGCCGGAATTGCCGGACCAAAAGCCATCTCCTTTCTCAGCCGGTCCAAGGTCAAAACCGCCGAGTTGCAAATCCAGGAGCTGGAAACGGCTCTGGAGCTTTATTACCTGGATATCGGCCGGTATCCGAGTGAAGCCGATGGTCTTCAAGCGTTGGTGACGTCGCCGCCAACGGAAAAATACTGGAACGGCCCGTATCTGGAAACCGAAGCATCGCTCAAGGACCCGTGGGACCGGTGGTACCTTTACCGGTCGCCGGGTCAAACGGGTGACTTTGACATCTATTCTCTGGGCCGGGATGGCACAGAAGGCGGAACGGGCGAAGATCGCGACATTCCAGCGTCTTAG
- a CDS encoding A24 family peptidase, with product MPIYYRFLFALALAHLIGAVMMFPPVLTVFACGLFFSLSWASSVDLKRMEIPDTVSIGLFPAGALWVLIQMPDALYWRLGGAMAVLVVLFLFGRAFHFLRGQEGLGFGDVKLIASSTVWIGISNISLMILLAACSGIIVSITNMRRVGEAAAREKIPFGPHLAFSLWIVWFWTTQTSLTF from the coding sequence ATGCCCATTTATTATCGTTTTCTCTTTGCTCTGGCTTTGGCGCATTTGATTGGCGCGGTGATGATGTTTCCGCCGGTCTTGACCGTTTTTGCCTGCGGATTGTTTTTCAGTCTCAGCTGGGCGTCCTCTGTCGATCTGAAGCGGATGGAAATCCCCGATACCGTGAGCATTGGTCTCTTTCCGGCCGGTGCTCTTTGGGTTTTGATCCAGATGCCCGATGCGCTGTACTGGCGGCTTGGCGGAGCAATGGCGGTCCTTGTTGTGCTTTTTCTGTTTGGCCGGGCCTTTCACTTTTTGCGGGGACAGGAAGGTCTCGGCTTCGGCGACGTCAAACTGATCGCTTCGTCCACAGTCTGGATCGGGATTTCCAATATTTCATTGATGATTCTGCTGGCAGCCTGCTCCGGAATTATTGTAAGTATTACCAATATGCGGAGGGTTGGTGAAGCGGCGGCGCGGGAAAAAATTCCCTTCGGTCCGCACCTGGCTTTTTCGCTCTGGATCGTCTGGTTCTGGACAACCCAAACCTCTTTGACGTTTTAA
- a CDS encoding immunity 26/phosphotriesterase HocA family protein encodes MTKRVRRKVGDIVSIPLSDGQYTYGRVLAEPLIAIYNHVSVSEADVETVLSRPVKYILAVMNNAVTSGRWRVIGRVDLEAGLQKTVRFFQQDKFSGKLSIYVEGEEFPATLEDCLGLERNAVWDAEHVEDRILDEINGRPNKWVESLKLKLN; translated from the coding sequence TTGACCAAAAGAGTTAGACGCAAAGTCGGCGATATCGTCTCCATACCACTGAGTGATGGTCAGTACACCTACGGTCGCGTTTTGGCTGAGCCTTTAATCGCGATTTACAATCATGTTTCTGTATCGGAAGCCGATGTCGAAACTGTTCTGTCCCGGCCTGTGAAATACATCCTAGCGGTTATGAACAATGCCGTTACGTCCGGCCGCTGGCGGGTGATCGGCCGGGTGGACTTGGAGGCGGGGCTCCAAAAGACGGTCCGGTTCTTTCAGCAAGATAAATTTTCCGGAAAACTGTCCATCTATGTGGAGGGCGAGGAATTCCCTGCAACACTGGAAGACTGTCTCGGACTGGAAAGAAATGCTGTCTGGGACGCCGAGCATGTGGAAGACAGAATACTTGATGAAATTAACGGCCGCCCGAACAAATGGGTCGAATCCCTCAAGCTGAAGTTGAATTAG
- a CDS encoding DUF2750 domain-containing protein has product MSKKSKKIEALLKLSGPERYRHFVKVIADREEAWALYRDGWALAATEDGQPVFPFWPEEEFAALCAVKDWKGYTPESIPLQDLLEQLLPNLKADNVLPGVFYTPSNKGVTPTVDGLIADIETELENYS; this is encoded by the coding sequence ATGAGTAAAAAATCGAAAAAAATAGAAGCCCTTCTGAAACTTTCAGGACCTGAGCGCTACAGGCATTTTGTTAAAGTGATCGCCGATCGCGAAGAGGCGTGGGCGCTGTACAGAGATGGTTGGGCCCTTGCAGCGACCGAGGATGGTCAACCGGTGTTCCCGTTCTGGCCAGAGGAGGAATTTGCCGCGCTCTGCGCGGTGAAGGATTGGAAAGGATACACACCGGAATCTATTCCACTTCAGGATTTATTGGAGCAATTGTTGCCCAATCTTAAAGCTGACAATGTCCTTCCTGGAGTGTTCTATACGCCATCAAACAAAGGGGTAACACCCACCGTTGATGGCTTGATTGCGGATATAGAAACTGAGCTTGAAAACTACTCGTAA
- a CDS encoding tetratricopeptide repeat protein, with product MNRDFLQTMFKRLLNAPKIFRNLSMLVIAEKKINESDYDAALEIIEKIKWEKVYAEAKLMKAKCLIQKGMNKEAVITLQLANVDIENRLKKSDKKDYLNLYCMILIEEASGETIHPPTLSKLYERIDFPKVPERIKRQFPITVSGTVIT from the coding sequence TTGAACCGCGATTTTCTGCAAACAATGTTCAAAAGACTTTTAAACGCTCCCAAAATATTTAGAAATCTTTCTATGTTGGTAATTGCAGAAAAAAAGATAAATGAAAGTGATTACGATGCAGCGTTAGAAATAATTGAAAAAATAAAATGGGAGAAGGTTTACGCTGAAGCGAAACTTATGAAGGCTAAATGCCTTATCCAAAAAGGAATGAATAAAGAAGCTGTCATTACTCTTCAATTAGCGAATGTAGATATTGAAAATCGCCTAAAAAAGAGTGACAAGAAGGACTATCTGAATTTGTATTGTATGATTTTAATTGAAGAAGCTAGTGGTGAAACTATACATCCGCCTACGTTGAGTAAATTATATGAAAGAATTGATTTTCCGAAAGTTCCGGAAAGAATAAAAAGACAGTTTCCCATAACAGTTTCTGGAACGGTAATAACTTAA
- a CDS encoding immunity 26/phosphotriesterase HocA family protein, whose protein sequence is MTKRVRRKAGDIVSIPLSDGQYAYGRVLTSPLIAIYDYVSSGEVDSETILFQKVKYTLSVMVNAVTSGRWPVIGHADLEEELQKPVRFFQQHKLTGKLSIYIDGEFFPATIEDCIGLESNAVWDAEHVEDRILDEVNGRPNKWVESLKLKLN, encoded by the coding sequence TTGACCAAAAGGGTTAGACGCAAAGCCGGCGATATCGTCTCCATTCCACTAAGTGATGGTCAATACGCCTACGGTCGTGTTCTAACCTCGCCGCTGATTGCTATTTATGATTATGTGTCTTCAGGAGAGGTCGACAGTGAAACCATCCTATTCCAGAAGGTGAAATACACATTATCTGTTATGGTGAATGCGGTTACATCAGGTCGTTGGCCGGTCATAGGTCATGCAGATCTGGAGGAAGAACTGCAGAAGCCAGTCCGATTTTTCCAGCAGCACAAATTAACTGGGAAATTGTCGATATACATTGACGGTGAGTTTTTCCCGGCAACAATAGAAGATTGTATCGGTTTGGAGAGTAACGCCGTTTGGGATGCCGAGCATGTGGAAGACAGAATTCTCGATGAGGTCAACGGCCGCCCGAACAAATGGGTCGAGTCCCTCAAACTGAAACTGAATTAG
- a CDS encoding DUF2750 domain-containing protein — protein MSQNGTAKIKALLKLSGPERYRHFVKVIADREEAWGLYRDGWALAATEDGQQVFPLWPEEEFAALCAVKDWEGYTPESIPLQDLLEQLLPNLKADNVFPGVFYTPSNKGVTPTFDGLIADIETELENYS, from the coding sequence ATTTCGCAAAATGGTACCGCAAAAATAAAAGCCCTTCTGAAACTTTCAGGACCTGAGCGCTACAGGCATTTTGTTAAAGTGATCGCCGACCGCGAAGAGGCGTGGGGGCTGTACAGAGATGGTTGGGCCCTTGCAGCGACCGAGGATGGTCAACAGGTGTTCCCACTCTGGCCAGAGGAGGAGTTTGCCGCGCTCTGCGCGGTGAAGGATTGGGAAGGATACACTCCGGAATCTATTCCACTTCAGGATCTATTGGAGCAATTGTTGCCCAATCTTAAAGCTGACAATGTCTTTCCTGGAGTGTTCTATACGCCATCAAACAAAGGGGTAACACCTACCTTTGACGGCTTGATTGCGGATATAGAAACTGAGCTTGAAAACTACTCGTAA
- a CDS encoding RHS repeat-associated core domain-containing protein yields MPSGLIGKTLKKALATACSLALVLQSSVALAADVTSYTYDQVRSGASNIGQLTTLSNGAGTIEKDYDANGNVTRQSWQVGGQTYTQEFTYAPHGQLLRQKFSDNDVVPSASQVIQYNGHGELNAIPGLISGITRAATGEPLVTSYANGVTETRTYHAQRQWLFAIVTANSSETLFTETYVRDNKGLIKEVTSNRPHGNWTYGYDGVDRLTTITNSTADYNQTLAYNAADNITSNSVFVNNSNYTYPAPTEPRPHAVIEAGGNAYTYDANGNLLTGGGRTIQYDGENRPTQITALGQTTTFTYGPDGARLTKTTGGQKTIYLGADEEITPAGERIKHPAPGVRKAGSSINWLQRDHLSSVRLMSNASGAIIAENHFRPYGARTDLQVAAGVPRESKGWIGERDDPETGLTYLNARYYDPVLARFISPDWFEPQEFGVGTNRYAYGLNNPVAFKDPSGNLVETAGAAAAASTAGSGGLLGAIGGFFSGLGTAAIAGVGVVAGLFVAGSTTPVGDATITGNGGTIAGGLASDSIFGDTGSVLSNETNEEVEKKDTKKDVERKPSRRPTKAVREAVDKAQTNNKGKVECGYCGQELTDEYGHPNSKEYDHVKAYSKGGSAEIDNITASCRSCNRSKGAKDVEDWLGGQ; encoded by the coding sequence ATGCCGTCTGGTTTGATCGGAAAAACTTTGAAAAAGGCCCTGGCCACCGCCTGTTCGCTGGCGCTGGTGTTGCAGTCGTCAGTGGCGCTGGCCGCCGATGTCACCAGCTACACCTATGATCAGGTGCGCTCTGGCGCGTCGAACATCGGCCAGCTGACCACGCTCTCCAATGGGGCGGGGACGATCGAGAAGGATTACGATGCCAATGGCAATGTAACCCGCCAGTCGTGGCAGGTCGGTGGTCAGACCTACACCCAGGAATTCACCTATGCCCCGCACGGCCAGCTGTTGCGCCAGAAATTTTCCGACAACGACGTGGTGCCGTCCGCCAGCCAGGTGATCCAGTACAATGGCCATGGCGAGCTGAATGCCATTCCCGGCCTGATTTCCGGGATCACGCGGGCGGCCACCGGCGAGCCGCTGGTCACGTCTTATGCCAATGGGGTTACGGAAACCCGCACTTATCACGCGCAGCGCCAATGGCTGTTTGCCATTGTCACGGCGAACTCCAGCGAAACCCTGTTCACCGAAACCTACGTCCGCGACAATAAGGGCCTGATCAAGGAGGTCACCTCCAACCGGCCGCATGGCAACTGGACCTACGGCTATGACGGTGTTGACCGGCTGACCACGATCACCAACAGCACCGCGGATTACAATCAGACCCTTGCGTACAACGCGGCGGACAACATCACGTCGAACTCGGTGTTCGTCAATAATTCCAATTATACGTACCCGGCGCCAACGGAGCCGCGCCCGCATGCAGTCATAGAAGCCGGTGGCAATGCCTACACCTATGACGCCAACGGCAACCTTTTGACCGGCGGCGGCCGCACGATCCAATACGATGGTGAAAACCGGCCAACCCAAATCACTGCGCTCGGCCAGACGACCACATTCACTTATGGCCCGGACGGCGCGCGGCTGACCAAAACCACCGGCGGCCAGAAGACCATCTATCTCGGGGCGGATGAGGAAATCACCCCGGCGGGTGAGCGGATCAAACATCCGGCGCCCGGCGTGCGCAAGGCCGGTTCAAGCATCAACTGGCTGCAGCGGGATCATTTGAGTTCCGTGCGCCTGATGTCGAATGCGTCCGGCGCGATTATTGCCGAAAATCACTTCCGCCCCTATGGCGCGCGCACGGATCTGCAGGTCGCCGCCGGTGTGCCACGGGAGAGCAAAGGGTGGATTGGCGAGCGCGACGACCCGGAAACCGGCCTCACCTACCTCAACGCCCGCTACTACGATCCCGTCCTGGCACGGTTTATCTCGCCGGATTGGTTTGAGCCGCAGGAATTTGGTGTTGGTACAAATAGATATGCCTATGGGTTGAATAACCCGGTAGCGTTCAAAGATCCGAGCGGGAACTTGGTGGAGACCGCTGGGGCTGCCGCTGCCGCGAGTACCGCGGGATCGGGTGGTCTATTAGGGGCTATTGGTGGGTTTTTTAGTGGACTTGGCACCGCTGCAATTGCAGGCGTTGGGGTTGTGGCAGGTCTCTTCGTTGCTGGATCGACCACCCCGGTCGGGGATGCGACAATAACTGGGAACGGTGGCACGATTGCTGGAGGTCTTGCAAGCGATTCAATCTTTGGAGATACAGGAAGTGTTTTGAGCAATGAAACAAATGAAGAAGTAGAAAAAAAGGATACAAAAAAAGATGTAGAACGAAAGCCGTCGCGTCGTCCGACGAAGGCGGTGAGGGAAGCGGTGGACAAAGCACAGACCAATAATAAAGGGAAAGTTGAGTGTGGTTATTGTGGGCAAGAATTGACCGATGAATACGGCCACCCAAATTCAAAAGAGTATGATCATGTGAAAGCATACTCAAAAGGCGGTAGTGCAGAAATCGATAACATTACTGCGTCATGTCGATCTTGTAATCGTAGTAAGGGTGCTAAGGACGTAGAAGATTGGCTTGGAGGGCAGTAG